The window CAATCGGGAGACGGGCTGGGATGTGCCCGCCGAACGAGGCGATTCGTTAGGCGGTCTGGTCTTCAATACGCTCGGTCATGCTCCGAAGCAGGGCGACCGCGCCGATCTCGAGGGCTTTACCGTGACCGTCGTCGGAGTTTCTGGAAGCCGCATTACTCGCGTGAGGGTGGCTCGCGGAAGCCCGCGGGAGGCAACCGGCTGATGGCCATACGGACGGAGCGGGACGCTGAGATCTTTACGGTCGTGATCGATCGGCCGGAACGTCGCAATGCGGTGGATCGTGAGCACGCCGAGGCGTTGGCCGAAGCGTTTCGCGATTTCGAAGCCGACGAGCAGGCTCGAGTGGCCATCTTGTACGGCGAGCACGGCACGTTCTGTGCGGGAGCCGATCTGAAGGCCGTCTCGGAAGCCGAGGGCCGCGCGAATCGCGTTGCGGAGCAGGGCGATGGGCCGATGGGGCCGACACGCATGGCGCTCACGAAGCCGGTGATCGCCGCGGTCGCAGGCCATGCGGTTGCGGGCGGGCTCGAGCTTGCGGTGTGGTGTGATCTTCGAGTCGTCGAGGAGAGCGCGACCTTCGGGGTGTTCTGTCGCCGTTGGGGTGTTCCGCTGGTGGACGGCGGCACCGTGCGGTTGCCTCGCATCGTGGGCCACGGACGCGCTATGGACATGATCCTCACGGGGCGGCCCGTGGGGGCGGCGGAGGCGCTCGCCATGGGCCTCGCCGATCGGCGGGTGCCCGATGGCACGGCCCGCTCTGAGGCGGAGAGCCTGGCCCGGGAGATCGCGGCATTTCCCCAGCGCTGCATGCGTGCCGATCGACTCTCGGCGATTCAGCAAT is drawn from bacterium and contains these coding sequences:
- a CDS encoding crotonase/enoyl-CoA hydratase family protein; the protein is MAIRTERDAEIFTVVIDRPERRNAVDREHAEALAEAFRDFEADEQARVAILYGEHGTFCAGADLKAVSEAEGRANRVAEQGDGPMGPTRMALTKPVIAAVAGHAVAGGLELAVWCDLRVVEESATFGVFCRRWGVPLVDGGTVRLPRIVGHGRAMDMILTGRPVGAAEALAMGLADRRVPDGTARSEAESLAREIAAFPQRCMRADRLSAIQQWDRAVPDGLLGEYELGIEVIRSGETQEGATRFREGAGRHGHFDSPGEAPRGLPRAKNLE